One Corynebacterium yudongzhengii DNA window includes the following coding sequences:
- the dapA gene encoding 4-hydroxy-tetrahydrodipicolinate synthase, giving the protein MSTGLTAKNGTDAFGTVSVAMVTPFGRDGDVDLTAGRALARHLVNEGVDSLVLAGTTGESPTTTTAEKLALLKAVKEEVGDEVKLIAGAGTNNTATTIEMVQASAEAGADALLVVTPYYSKPSQAGIQAHFEAVADATELPICLYDIPGRSGAEIASDTIRALAEKPTIRALKDAKGNLGESAALIQETGLAWYSGEDLLNLPFLSIGATGFISVIGHAAPAALRQLHTSFEEGDLARAREINATVMKPLADAQARLGGVSMAKAALRLQGIEVGDPRLPVVGPDDQEVEELRRDLTNAGVL; this is encoded by the coding sequence ATGAGCACTGGTTTGACCGCGAAGAACGGAACGGACGCTTTCGGAACTGTCAGCGTCGCCATGGTCACCCCCTTCGGTCGTGACGGCGACGTCGACCTGACCGCCGGTCGCGCTCTGGCACGCCACCTCGTAAACGAGGGAGTCGACTCCCTCGTTCTCGCTGGCACGACCGGGGAATCGCCGACCACGACCACCGCGGAAAAACTCGCTCTTCTGAAAGCTGTCAAGGAAGAAGTCGGGGACGAGGTCAAGCTCATCGCCGGCGCGGGCACGAACAACACCGCGACCACGATCGAGATGGTTCAGGCCTCGGCTGAGGCGGGGGCGGATGCGTTGCTCGTCGTCACGCCGTACTACTCCAAGCCCTCCCAGGCCGGTATCCAGGCCCACTTCGAGGCCGTGGCCGATGCCACCGAACTGCCCATCTGCCTCTACGACATCCCGGGCCGCTCCGGTGCCGAGATCGCCTCGGATACGATCCGCGCCCTCGCCGAGAAGCCGACGATTCGGGCCTTGAAGGACGCTAAGGGTAATCTGGGTGAGTCCGCAGCGCTGATCCAGGAGACGGGCCTGGCCTGGTACTCGGGAGAAGACCTTCTGAACCTTCCGTTTTTGTCCATTGGAGCCACCGGTTTCATCTCCGTCATCGGGCATGCCGCCCCGGCGGCCCTCCGGCAGCTGCACACAAGCTTCGAGGAAGGCGACCTCGCCCGCGCACGGGAAATCAACGCCACTGTAATGAAGCCGCTGGCAGATGCCCAGGCCCGCCTGGGTGGAGTCAGTATGGCGAAAGCCGCCCTGCGTTTGCAGGGCATCGAGGTGGGAGACCCGCGTCTTCCGGTCGTCGGCCCCGATGACCAGGAGGTCGAGGAACTCCGCCGAGATTTGACCAATGCTGGAGTCTTATAA
- a CDS encoding ribonuclease J, translating into MNEPRNRSRKVTRKAGPPEADNIETASNSEAAPVFQAPDKNAADKDEKSDKGEKSNGRNNNGNKKNNRSRNRGRRGGRGRGGNNDRGSRRNVVKSMQGNDLTKRLPEPPKQAKGSVRLYNLGGISEIGRNMTVFEFNGRLLIVDVGVLFPSSGEPGVDLILPDFGPIENKLDKIDGIVVTHGHEDHIGAIPWILKLRNDIPIYSAKFTLALIAAKTKEHRQRPKLHEVNKDSDIQVGQFRLRFWTVGHSIPDALGVSIKAGGNHIVMTGDIKLDQTPYDGKPTDLPALSRLGDEGIDLFLVDSTNASTPGISNSEAGIEDELMRLVQKARQRVIFSSFASNVSRVQMAINAAVAANRKVAFNGRSMIRNMEIAEKLGYLKAPKGTIVSLNDVAKMAPHKAMLITTGTQGEPMAALSRMSRREHRQITVRDGDTIIMSSSLIPGNEEAVFSVLNNLSQIGAEVITNKEANIHASGHGYGGELLFLYNAARPKNAMPVHGEWRHLRANKELAISTGVKRSNVVLAQNGVVVELNNGKAEVVGQIPVGNLYVDGVTMGDVDADVLSDRTNLGAGGVISITCVIDDSSGRLLEAPRVSTTGFADDDRGVIPEVTELVESAMTDLAAQGENDTYRMVQQLRRRVSKEIEHKWKREPVILPTVVPMGGSDAEVIEDEDIESSRESL; encoded by the coding sequence ATGAACGAACCCCGTAACCGCTCCCGGAAAGTCACCCGCAAGGCTGGCCCGCCGGAGGCGGACAACATCGAGACCGCCTCGAACTCCGAGGCGGCTCCGGTTTTCCAGGCCCCGGATAAGAACGCGGCCGACAAGGACGAGAAGTCTGATAAGGGCGAGAAGTCCAACGGCAGGAACAACAACGGCAACAAGAAGAACAACCGCTCCCGTAACCGCGGTCGCCGTGGCGGCCGGGGTCGTGGTGGCAACAACGACCGGGGTAGCCGTCGTAACGTCGTCAAGTCCATGCAGGGCAACGACCTGACCAAGCGCCTGCCGGAGCCGCCGAAGCAGGCCAAGGGCAGCGTGCGTCTGTACAACCTGGGCGGTATCTCCGAGATCGGCCGCAACATGACCGTCTTCGAGTTCAACGGTCGTCTGCTCATCGTCGATGTCGGAGTGCTGTTCCCGTCGTCGGGGGAGCCGGGGGTGGATCTGATCCTGCCGGACTTCGGGCCGATCGAGAATAAGCTGGACAAGATTGACGGTATCGTCGTCACGCATGGTCACGAGGACCACATCGGCGCGATCCCGTGGATTCTGAAGCTGCGCAACGACATTCCGATCTACTCGGCGAAGTTCACCCTGGCGCTGATCGCGGCGAAGACGAAGGAGCACCGCCAGCGCCCGAAGCTGCACGAGGTCAACAAGGATTCCGATATCCAGGTCGGCCAGTTCCGCCTCCGCTTCTGGACCGTCGGCCACTCCATCCCGGACGCTCTGGGCGTGTCCATCAAGGCCGGCGGCAACCACATCGTCATGACCGGCGACATCAAGCTGGACCAGACGCCTTATGACGGCAAGCCGACCGACCTGCCCGCGCTGTCGCGCCTGGGCGATGAGGGCATCGACCTGTTTCTGGTCGACTCGACGAACGCCTCGACGCCGGGTATCTCGAACTCCGAGGCCGGCATCGAAGACGAGCTCATGCGCCTGGTACAGAAGGCCCGTCAGCGGGTGATCTTCTCCTCGTTCGCGTCGAACGTCTCGCGCGTGCAGATGGCGATCAACGCCGCCGTTGCCGCCAACCGCAAGGTCGCGTTCAACGGCCGCTCGATGATCCGCAACATGGAGATCGCGGAGAAGCTCGGCTACCTCAAGGCGCCGAAGGGCACGATCGTCTCGCTCAACGATGTCGCCAAGATGGCCCCGCACAAGGCCATGCTCATCACCACCGGCACGCAGGGTGAGCCGATGGCGGCGCTGTCGCGGATGTCGCGGCGCGAACACCGCCAGATCACCGTGCGCGACGGCGATACGATCATCATGTCTTCCTCGCTGATCCCGGGCAACGAGGAGGCTGTCTTCTCGGTGCTCAACAACCTCTCCCAGATCGGCGCCGAGGTGATCACCAACAAGGAGGCCAACATCCACGCCTCCGGCCACGGCTACGGCGGCGAGCTGCTCTTCCTCTACAACGCGGCGCGCCCGAAGAACGCCATGCCGGTCCACGGTGAGTGGCGCCACCTGCGCGCCAACAAGGAGCTGGCGATCTCCACCGGCGTGAAGCGCTCGAACGTGGTGCTGGCGCAAAACGGCGTCGTCGTCGAGCTCAACAACGGCAAGGCGGAGGTCGTCGGCCAGATACCGGTCGGCAACCTGTACGTCGACGGCGTCACCATGGGCGATGTCGACGCCGACGTGCTCAGCGACCGCACCAACTTGGGCGCCGGCGGCGTCATTTCGATCACGTGTGTCATCGACGACTCCTCGGGGCGCCTGCTCGAGGCCCCGCGCGTGTCCACCACGGGCTTTGCCGACGACGACCGCGGCGTGATCCCCGAGGTCACCGAGCTGGTCGAGTCCGCCATGACCGACCTGGCAGCCCAGGGCGAGAACGACACCTACCGCATGGTGCAGCAGCTGCGCCGCCGGGTGTCCAAGGAGATCGAGCACAAGTGGAAGCGCGAGCCGGTCATCCTGCCGACTGTCGTGCCCATGGGCGGCAGCGACGCGGAAGTCATCGAGGACGAGGACATCGAGAGCTCCCGCGAATCTCTCTAG
- a CDS encoding TIGR03085 family metal-binding protein → MSFSATERQRLADLLLDKGPDAPTLCEGWATRDLAAHLYVREHQPLAAAGMFVGPLNSRLEAAMQAQKDRDYESLVLDWAAGPPRLIPMRFLDTWVNAAEHFIHHEDVRRGDGVIEPREFSREVEKQFVRTLKAGASMFITAPGKPVVLTPPEDPPIVVGGKRGVAEKGDDVIRVSGAPGELLLWAYGRDAVEVDVTGDASVVKR, encoded by the coding sequence ATGAGTTTCTCCGCTACCGAACGCCAGCGGCTCGCTGATCTGCTGCTGGACAAAGGCCCCGATGCACCCACCCTCTGCGAAGGGTGGGCCACCCGCGATCTGGCTGCGCACCTCTATGTGCGCGAGCATCAGCCGCTGGCGGCCGCCGGCATGTTCGTCGGCCCGCTCAATAGCCGGCTAGAAGCCGCGATGCAGGCCCAGAAAGACCGCGACTATGAATCGCTGGTGCTGGACTGGGCCGCCGGGCCGCCGCGTTTGATCCCCATGCGTTTCCTCGACACCTGGGTCAACGCGGCCGAGCACTTCATCCACCACGAGGACGTGCGCCGCGGCGACGGCGTCATCGAGCCGCGCGAGTTCAGCCGCGAGGTGGAAAAGCAGTTCGTGCGCACCCTCAAAGCGGGGGCCTCGATGTTCATCACCGCCCCAGGCAAGCCCGTGGTCTTGACCCCTCCGGAGGATCCGCCGATCGTCGTGGGCGGCAAGCGCGGCGTCGCCGAAAAGGGCGACGATGTCATCCGTGTCTCCGGCGCCCCCGGCGAGCTTTTGCTCTGGGCCTATGGCCGCGACGCGGTGGAGGTGGACGTGACGGGTGATGCGTCCGTCGTGAAGCGCTAA
- a CDS encoding FtsK/SpoIIIE family DNA translocase, with protein MSVKNTAPRSSTRSSSRPANRSSKGSTPVKRPSTSARRAAETAPERTGSAFRPVGKAVTGMFSAVGDLARPKGAEHRPKEEPEKPTTKTEEPVTTEESPDNDSPRRHDGIALVLLGLAAIVGASVWMDIAGPIGAAIATGVHVIIGAGAFVLPVVLVALAIALMMDIHPPRAVQGRVALGAVLIVVGMLGLIHLFAGDPDAWAERQQAGGAVGAFVGGPLALGFSTFVAVPLLILVIVYGALRVTGITVKELVDLIGEHLRGDGSEKDSDESYDEYADVDRELDDIAEGRSPTRRRRRPSPRPRRTPMENYPPDETARAAEPSLFDEPLDVEEEDEPGTGAAAAKGADTDTMPAVKKPEPKKPAPKQPATDAVANSREQMRQAIIARSGIDPSAVPAATPKSEEETEAPQPEARKPESSDDYTPPSTDLLIPGEAPKTRTEANDRAIEAITDVFAEFKVDAQVTGFSRGPTVTRYEVELGPGVKVSKITNLQPNLAYAVATDNVRLLAPIPGKSAVGIEVPNADREMVRLADVLNSPSVVGNHDPMLIGLGKNIEGEFVSHSIQKMPHLLVAGSTGSGKSAFVNALLVSLLTRATPDEVRLILVDPKMVELTPYEGIPHLITPIITQPKKASAALQWLVEEMEQRYLDMKSARVRHIKDFNAKVRSGEIEAPPGSEREMRPYPQIVCVVDELADLMMTAPKEIEDSIVRITQKARAAGIHLVLATQRPSVDVVTGLIKTNVPSRLAFATSSLTDSRVILDQAGAERLIGMGDALFIPQGAGKPKRLQGAFVTDEEIQAVVDAAKEQAEPHYTEGVTEDKEAEAKKDIDEDIGKDMDDLLEAVELVVTSQFGSTSMLQRKLRIGFAKAGRLMDLMESRGVVGPSEGSKAREVLVKPEELETIIWMIKGADPAEAPKGVELDDDTAATNDAEHDSDGEQAETRTVSATYNPTSGAV; from the coding sequence ATGTCTGTGAAAAACACGGCCCCTCGGTCGAGTACCCGTTCGTCGTCCCGCCCGGCCAACCGGTCGAGTAAGGGCTCGACGCCGGTCAAGAGACCGTCCACAAGCGCACGCCGCGCTGCCGAGACCGCCCCCGAGCGGACCGGCAGCGCTTTTCGTCCTGTGGGAAAGGCCGTGACCGGGATGTTTTCCGCGGTCGGCGACCTCGCCCGCCCGAAGGGCGCAGAACACCGCCCGAAGGAAGAACCCGAGAAGCCCACGACCAAGACTGAGGAGCCAGTGACAACGGAGGAGAGCCCCGACAACGACAGTCCCCGCCGCCACGACGGCATCGCGCTCGTCCTTTTGGGGCTTGCCGCGATCGTCGGCGCCTCGGTGTGGATGGACATCGCCGGGCCCATCGGCGCGGCCATCGCGACCGGCGTCCACGTCATCATCGGCGCCGGCGCGTTCGTCCTGCCGGTCGTGCTGGTGGCGCTGGCCATCGCGCTCATGATGGATATCCACCCGCCGCGCGCGGTCCAGGGCCGCGTGGCGCTGGGTGCGGTGCTCATCGTCGTCGGTATGCTGGGTCTTATCCACCTCTTCGCCGGCGACCCCGACGCCTGGGCCGAGCGCCAGCAGGCGGGCGGTGCGGTCGGCGCCTTCGTCGGTGGACCGCTGGCCCTAGGCTTTTCGACGTTCGTGGCCGTGCCCCTCCTCATCCTCGTGATCGTCTACGGCGCCCTTAGGGTCACCGGAATTACCGTCAAGGAACTCGTCGACCTCATCGGCGAGCACCTGCGCGGCGACGGCTCCGAGAAGGATAGCGACGAGTCCTACGACGAGTACGCCGACGTCGATCGCGAACTCGACGACATCGCCGAAGGCCGCAGCCCCACCCGGCGCCGTCGGCGCCCGAGCCCCCGGCCGCGGCGCACCCCGATGGAGAACTACCCGCCGGACGAGACCGCCCGGGCGGCCGAGCCGAGCCTGTTCGATGAGCCGCTGGACGTCGAGGAAGAAGACGAGCCCGGCACCGGTGCCGCAGCGGCCAAGGGCGCCGACACCGACACCATGCCCGCGGTGAAGAAGCCGGAGCCCAAGAAGCCCGCGCCGAAGCAGCCGGCCACCGACGCCGTCGCCAATTCGCGCGAGCAGATGCGCCAGGCGATCATCGCGCGCTCCGGGATCGATCCCTCCGCCGTGCCGGCGGCCACGCCGAAGAGCGAGGAGGAGACCGAGGCCCCGCAGCCCGAGGCCCGCAAGCCGGAATCCTCCGATGACTACACCCCGCCGTCTACCGATCTGCTCATCCCCGGCGAGGCCCCGAAGACCCGCACCGAGGCCAACGACCGCGCCATCGAGGCGATCACGGACGTTTTCGCCGAGTTCAAGGTCGACGCCCAGGTCACCGGCTTCTCCCGCGGGCCGACGGTCACGCGTTATGAGGTCGAGCTCGGCCCCGGCGTCAAGGTCTCCAAGATCACCAACCTGCAGCCGAACCTGGCCTACGCCGTGGCGACCGACAACGTGCGCCTGCTCGCCCCGATTCCGGGGAAGTCGGCCGTCGGCATCGAGGTCCCCAACGCGGATCGCGAGATGGTCCGGCTGGCCGATGTCCTCAACTCTCCGAGCGTTGTCGGCAACCACGACCCGATGCTCATCGGCCTCGGCAAGAACATCGAAGGCGAGTTCGTCTCCCACTCGATTCAGAAGATGCCGCACCTTCTGGTCGCGGGTTCGACCGGCTCCGGTAAGTCGGCGTTCGTCAACGCGCTTCTGGTCTCGCTGCTCACCCGCGCCACCCCCGATGAGGTCCGCCTCATCCTGGTGGATCCGAAGATGGTGGAGCTCACCCCGTATGAGGGCATCCCGCACCTGATCACGCCGATCATCACCCAGCCGAAGAAGGCCTCGGCGGCGCTGCAGTGGCTCGTCGAGGAGATGGAGCAGCGCTATTTGGACATGAAGTCCGCACGCGTGCGCCACATCAAGGACTTCAACGCGAAGGTCCGCTCCGGCGAGATTGAGGCCCCGCCCGGCTCCGAGCGGGAGATGCGCCCGTACCCGCAGATCGTCTGCGTCGTCGACGAGCTCGCCGATCTCATGATGACCGCCCCGAAGGAGATCGAGGACTCGATCGTCCGCATCACGCAGAAGGCGCGCGCCGCCGGTATCCACCTGGTGCTGGCCACGCAGCGCCCGTCCGTCGACGTGGTCACCGGCCTGATCAAGACCAACGTCCCGTCCCGGCTGGCGTTCGCCACCTCCTCGCTCACCGACTCCCGCGTCATCCTCGACCAGGCCGGCGCCGAGCGTCTCATCGGCATGGGCGATGCCCTGTTCATCCCGCAGGGCGCCGGCAAGCCGAAGCGCCTGCAGGGTGCCTTCGTCACCGACGAGGAGATCCAGGCCGTCGTCGACGCCGCCAAGGAGCAGGCCGAGCCGCACTACACCGAGGGCGTGACCGAGGACAAGGAGGCCGAGGCCAAGAAGGACATCGACGAAGACATCGGCAAAGACATGGACGACCTCCTCGAGGCGGTCGAGCTGGTGGTCACCTCCCAGTTCGGTTCCACCTCGATGCTGCAGCGCAAGTTGCGCATCGGCTTCGCCAAGGCCGGCCGACTCATGGACCTCATGGAATCCCGCGGCGTGGTCGGCCCCTCGGAGGGCTCGAAGGCCCGCGAGGTGCTGGTCAAGCCCGAGGAGCTCGAGACCATCATCTGGATGATCAAGGGCGCCGATCCCGCCGAGGCCCCGAAGGGCGTCGAGCTTGACGACGACACCGCCGCCACCAACGACGCCGAGCACGACAGTGACGGCGAGCAGGCGGAGACCCGCACGGTGAGCGCGACCTACAACCCGACCTCCGGCGCGGTGTAG